In one Dermatophilaceae bacterium Sec6.4 genomic region, the following are encoded:
- a CDS encoding NUDIX hydrolase: MTLYTFPANRHPRRLPAVEEISAGGVVIDVAQGRAWIALIARHNRAGRLEWCLPKGHVEPGETLTETAVREVAEETGIMGRALLTLGTIDYWFSTPQFRIHKRVHHYLLEALGGEISIENDPDHEAIDARWFLLDDVSTRLTFPNERRIAHTAWEHLAGTA; the protein is encoded by the coding sequence ATGACGCTGTATACCTTTCCCGCGAACCGGCATCCGCGTCGGCTCCCCGCGGTCGAGGAGATTTCTGCCGGCGGTGTCGTGATCGACGTCGCCCAAGGACGCGCCTGGATCGCGCTGATTGCTCGGCACAACCGTGCGGGGCGACTGGAATGGTGTCTGCCGAAGGGCCATGTCGAGCCCGGGGAGACCCTGACGGAGACCGCCGTGCGCGAGGTGGCGGAAGAAACCGGCATCATGGGGCGCGCCCTTCTCACTTTGGGCACAATCGACTACTGGTTCAGCACGCCGCAATTTCGGATCCACAAGCGCGTGCACCACTACCTGCTGGAGGCACTCGGTGGAGAGATCTCCATCGAGAACGACCCCGATCACGAAGCCATCGATGCGCGGTGGTTCCTGCTGGACGATGTTTCGACCCGGCTCACCTTCCCCAACGAACGTCGTATCGCGCACACCGCCTGGGAG
- a CDS encoding CCA tRNA nucleotidyltransferase, giving the protein MSPDPSQIARLRESAVRRLAPVLATLRELGDLFEADGHELALVGGPVRDAFLGRDLTDIDLTTSASPDQTQALLDQWGAATWDIGRAFGTIGGMRHGVQVEITTYRADIYDRASRKPQVTFGDSLQEDLLRRDFTVNAMALRLPGLEFIDPSDGLSALAARVLDTPATPEQSFGDDPLRMMRAARFTAQLGFELAPRVAAAIAVSAQSLSIISAERVRDELVKLLLAVDPLPGLRVLVDTGLAEVMLPELPALQLEVDEHHHHKDVYEHSLTVLRQAMALEGARDVAGLGAVPEVSPPDLTLRLAALLHDIGKPATRKFEKNGGVSFHHHEMVGASLTRKRMKALRFSKDEIRDVTRLVELHLRFHGYGGGEWTDSAVRRYVTDAGPLLSRLHLLTRADCTTRNQRRAAALARTYDGLEIRITAVLEREELDAVRPELDGNQIAQILDIPPGRVLGRAYKHLLAYRLDQGPVGYEQAAQELRRWWAQQPEAQ; this is encoded by the coding sequence GTGTCGCCGGATCCGTCCCAGATCGCCCGACTTCGGGAAAGTGCCGTGCGTCGGCTGGCTCCGGTGTTGGCGACGCTGCGTGAACTGGGCGATTTGTTCGAAGCTGACGGTCACGAGTTGGCACTGGTGGGCGGGCCGGTACGGGACGCTTTCCTGGGCCGCGACCTCACCGATATCGACCTGACGACGTCCGCCTCCCCCGATCAGACCCAGGCGTTGTTGGACCAGTGGGGGGCAGCAACCTGGGACATCGGGCGCGCGTTCGGGACCATCGGCGGGATGCGGCACGGCGTACAGGTCGAGATCACGACCTACCGGGCCGACATCTACGACCGGGCGAGTCGCAAACCGCAGGTCACCTTCGGCGACTCGTTGCAGGAGGATCTGCTGCGCCGCGACTTCACCGTCAACGCGATGGCGCTGCGACTGCCCGGCCTGGAATTCATCGACCCCTCCGACGGGCTCTCGGCGCTCGCGGCGCGCGTGCTGGACACCCCAGCGACGCCGGAGCAGTCTTTCGGTGACGACCCGCTGCGGATGATGCGCGCGGCGCGGTTCACTGCCCAGTTGGGTTTCGAACTCGCACCGAGGGTGGCGGCCGCAATAGCTGTATCCGCCCAGAGCCTGTCGATCATCTCGGCCGAGCGGGTGCGCGACGAGCTGGTGAAGCTGCTGCTGGCGGTTGACCCGCTACCGGGTCTGCGAGTGCTGGTGGATACCGGACTCGCTGAGGTGATGTTGCCGGAGCTGCCCGCCCTGCAGTTGGAGGTCGACGAGCACCACCACCACAAAGACGTCTACGAACACTCCCTGACGGTCTTGCGTCAGGCAATGGCGCTGGAGGGTGCGCGCGACGTGGCGGGGCTGGGTGCGGTGCCGGAAGTCTCCCCGCCGGATCTGACCTTGCGGCTGGCCGCCCTGCTGCACGACATCGGCAAGCCTGCGACGCGAAAATTTGAGAAGAACGGCGGCGTGTCGTTCCACCATCACGAGATGGTGGGAGCGTCGCTGACCCGCAAGCGGATGAAAGCGCTGCGATTCTCCAAAGACGAGATCAGGGACGTCACCCGGTTGGTCGAGCTGCATCTACGTTTCCACGGATACGGCGGCGGTGAATGGACCGATTCGGCGGTTCGCCGGTACGTCACCGACGCCGGCCCGTTGCTGTCCAGGCTGCACCTGCTCACCCGGGCCGACTGCACAACACGCAACCAACGCCGCGCCGCCGCGCTCGCTCGCACCTATGACGGTCTGGAGATCCGGATCACCGCAGTGTTGGAACGAGAAGAACTGGACGCGGTCCGCCCGGAACTGGACGGCAACCAGATCGCGCAGATCCTTGACATCCCGCCGGGTCGGGTGCTGGGGCGGGCCTACAAACACCTGTTGGCCTATCGCCTCGACCAGGGGCCGGTCGGGTACGAGCAGGCAGCGCAGGAGCTGCGTCGTTGGTGGGCGCAGCAACCCGAAGCGCAGTAG
- a CDS encoding biotin/lipoyl-binding carrier protein yields the protein MAFQEIVSDLVANVAQVQVQVGQQVEIGQELVLLESMKMEIPVLSEVAGTVAAVRVAPGDVVQEGEILVVLS from the coding sequence ATGGCCTTTCAGGAAATCGTCTCCGACCTCGTCGCCAATGTCGCTCAGGTGCAGGTGCAGGTGGGCCAGCAGGTAGAAATCGGCCAGGAGCTCGTGCTCCTGGAATCGATGAAGATGGAGATTCCGGTGCTCAGCGAGGTCGCGGGCACCGTGGCCGCCGTGCGCGTGGCGCCCGGAGACGTCGTGCAGGAAGGCGAGATCCTCGTCGTCCTGAGCTGA
- a CDS encoding TetR family transcriptional regulator: protein MTRTRPARAETRRKVLDAAYLVFGERGIVNTSLEEVAAAAGLTKGAVYSNFRSKDEMVLTLMEERAAGRVAKSLQAARGATTPAQVAEHIGGVLVHEMRADPIWHRLLVEYAAMARRDPDIADRLRRSRREMRAMLTEVLVSLADTFDVRLPMPAADLAVVLLAVSNGLALEADMEPEGVRDDLFARVLSTLAGEAVTTVVGARLPAPVDG, encoded by the coding sequence ATGACGCGCACCCGTCCCGCCCGCGCGGAAACCCGCCGCAAAGTGCTCGACGCGGCATATCTGGTGTTCGGCGAGCGCGGCATCGTCAATACCTCGTTGGAAGAAGTAGCGGCCGCGGCCGGGCTGACCAAGGGTGCGGTCTACTCCAACTTCCGTTCCAAGGACGAGATGGTCCTGACCCTCATGGAGGAGCGCGCAGCCGGTCGGGTTGCCAAGAGCCTGCAGGCCGCCCGGGGTGCCACGACACCGGCACAGGTCGCCGAACACATCGGCGGTGTCCTGGTGCACGAGATGCGCGCTGACCCCATCTGGCACCGGTTGCTGGTCGAGTACGCCGCGATGGCTCGGCGAGACCCGGACATCGCGGACAGGCTGCGCCGCAGCCGACGGGAAATGCGCGCAATGCTCACGGAAGTACTGGTCAGCCTTGCCGATACGTTCGACGTCAGGCTGCCGATGCCCGCAGCTGACCTGGCCGTCGTGCTGCTGGCCGTGAGCAACGGGTTGGCACTGGAGGCCGACATGGAACCCGAGGGGGTGCGCGACGACCTCTTTGCGCGGGTTCTGAGCACCCTGGCCGGTGAGGCCGTGACCACGGTCGTCGGCGCGAGGCTGCCGGCCCCGGTCGACGGCTGA
- a CDS encoding inositol-3-phosphate synthase: protein MGSIRVAIVGVGNCASSLVQGVEYYKDASPDHTVPGLMHVMFGEYHVNDVEFVAAFDVDAKKVGFDLSEAIGASENNTIKIADVPPTGITVQRGPTMDGIGKYYALTIEESDAQAVDVVQALKDSKADVMVSYLPVGSETADKFYAQCAIDAGVAFVNALPVFIASDPVWAKKFEDAGVAIIGDDIKSQVGATITHRVMSKLFEDRGVVLDRTFQLNVGGNMDFKNMLERERLESKKISKTQAVTSNLEHDLGARNVHIGPSDYVQWLDDRKWAYVRLEGRAFGDVPLNLEYKLEVWDSPNSAGIIIDAIRAAKIAKDRGIGGALLSASSYLMKSPPEQRRDEVGRAKLEGFIAGTEAR, encoded by the coding sequence ATGGGATCCATCCGCGTCGCCATCGTTGGCGTCGGTAACTGCGCGAGCTCGCTCGTGCAGGGTGTCGAGTACTACAAGGACGCATCGCCGGACCACACCGTGCCCGGACTGATGCACGTGATGTTCGGTGAGTACCACGTCAACGACGTCGAATTCGTCGCCGCGTTCGACGTGGATGCCAAGAAGGTCGGCTTCGACCTGTCCGAGGCCATCGGCGCCTCGGAGAACAACACCATCAAGATCGCAGACGTGCCGCCTACCGGCATCACCGTGCAGCGCGGTCCCACGATGGACGGCATCGGCAAGTACTACGCATTGACCATCGAAGAATCCGACGCGCAGGCCGTCGACGTCGTGCAGGCACTGAAGGACTCCAAGGCCGACGTCATGGTGTCCTACCTGCCCGTGGGTTCAGAGACTGCCGACAAGTTCTACGCGCAGTGCGCCATCGACGCAGGTGTGGCCTTCGTCAACGCGCTGCCCGTCTTCATTGCCTCCGACCCCGTGTGGGCCAAGAAGTTCGAGGACGCGGGTGTGGCAATCATCGGTGACGACATCAAGTCCCAGGTCGGCGCGACCATCACCCACCGGGTCATGTCCAAATTGTTCGAGGACCGCGGAGTGGTGCTGGACCGCACCTTTCAGCTCAACGTGGGCGGCAACATGGACTTCAAGAACATGCTCGAGCGTGAGCGCCTGGAGTCCAAGAAGATCTCCAAGACCCAGGCCGTCACCTCCAACCTCGAGCACGACCTCGGCGCCCGCAACGTGCATATCGGTCCGAGCGACTACGTGCAGTGGCTGGATGACCGCAAGTGGGCCTATGTGCGCCTGGAAGGCCGCGCCTTCGGTGACGTGCCGTTGAACCTGGAATACAAGCTCGAGGTCTGGGATTCCCCCAACTCCGCCGGCATCATCATCGACGCGATCCGCGCCGCGAAGATCGCCAAGGACCGTGGCATCGGCGGCGCACTGCTGTCCGCTTCGTCCTACCTGATGAAGTCCCCGCCCGAGCAGCGTCGTGATGAGGTCGGTCGCGCCAAGCTCGAGGGCTTCATCGCAGGCACCGAGGCTCGCTGA
- a CDS encoding PadR family transcriptional regulator, producing the protein MSRRGAILELAVLGLLNDAPLHGYELRKQLSGVLGAFRAVSFGSLYPCLRSLVERGWIDERNEDGDSPLRAAAANKRTRITYELTAEGKEQFQSLMSQTGPATFEDENFDVHFAFFGRASSDVRLRILEGRRSRLEERLDDARVANAARRQRVDTYTTELHRHGLDSTEREVRWLSELIETERSVYTATRPAPSSTATTAVTATEATPAANHQDLLAEPAQDKKE; encoded by the coding sequence ATGTCCCGACGTGGTGCGATTCTCGAGCTGGCCGTTCTCGGCCTGCTCAACGACGCCCCACTGCATGGATACGAGCTGCGCAAGCAACTGTCCGGAGTGCTCGGCGCCTTCCGCGCCGTGTCCTTCGGCTCGCTCTATCCGTGTCTGCGCTCGCTGGTCGAGCGCGGCTGGATCGATGAGCGGAACGAAGACGGAGACAGTCCGTTGCGGGCCGCAGCCGCGAACAAGCGCACCCGCATCACCTACGAGCTGACGGCAGAAGGCAAAGAGCAGTTCCAGTCGCTGATGTCGCAGACCGGGCCGGCAACCTTCGAAGACGAGAACTTCGACGTTCACTTCGCCTTCTTCGGACGCGCCAGCAGCGATGTGCGGCTACGCATCCTGGAAGGTCGGCGCAGTCGGTTGGAGGAGCGCCTCGATGACGCCCGGGTGGCAAACGCCGCGCGACGCCAACGTGTCGACACGTACACCACCGAATTGCACCGCCACGGCCTGGACTCCACCGAGCGCGAGGTCAGGTGGCTGTCTGAGCTCATCGAGACCGAACGCTCGGTCTACACCGCTACCAGGCCTGCACCAAGCTCCACCGCAACTACTGCTGTCACCGCAACTGAGGCCACCCCGGCCGCGAACCACCAAGACCTGCTGGCCGAACCGGCGCAGGACAAGAAGGAGTGA
- a CDS encoding transglycosylase domain-containing protein: MSDEGPIGDAPEDGPTGQRSRRRGSSPASGRSRRRSGRKQHGLLFKVITRSIAGLLALFLIGVVALVVLYQRTTIPQPGQDAEKQVAVVYYADGKTEMGRIGPVNRQSVPLSKVPQKVQYAFLSAEDRNFYDNSGVSPTGIVRAAWADVRGSAQQGGSTITQQYVKNYFLTQDKTVSRKVKEIMISIKIDRKYTKQQILADYLNTIYFGRNAYGIQAASQAYFGVDSSQLTVAQGGYLASVINAPAIFDPANGTDSANRARARMTYVFDGMVKKGWLTQAESSALTFPKFAARKPANSRTGSNGFLVAAVEQELSNKLKLSEQDIGRSGLRITTTIDKKDQAAAVQAVKNSVDNTGRSAKDQVNTGLVAMKPDGAVVAMYGGADYQKSQFNSATMAAVPGGSSFKVFALTAAQEKGIALSTRVSGANYLKLPGVKKPLTNSGNESTGFITLRTALTQSINTAFVRLNLQLGTGRTLAAAKQLGIPASDRGMNSPSAIDTLGVADVHPIDMATAYNTLAADGKRADAHFVQKVTSETGSYSYTAPSATPQVVSKKIANNVANAMGGPVSDPNGTAYQTLRDFGRPAGGKTGTTDNFRSAWFTGFTPGQLTTSVGMYAGDGGAKTSLAKAGKTFYGGEVPTQIWKDFMTLALQGQPAPKLPAATDLGGGFTSGGGSNVPPPASTTTQGPTSSSPSSSSSSSSSSTTSTPSSTSSSTAPTTSTPPPTPTSPSTTAPTPSATRTVVPPVLPSAPNTPGAPPNPGASGSSSG; the protein is encoded by the coding sequence ATGAGCGACGAGGGGCCGATCGGCGACGCACCTGAAGATGGACCCACCGGACAGCGGTCCCGTCGGCGCGGCAGCAGCCCGGCATCCGGGCGCTCGCGGCGTCGTTCCGGGCGCAAGCAGCACGGTCTGCTCTTCAAGGTCATCACCCGCTCGATCGCCGGACTTCTTGCGTTGTTCCTGATCGGTGTGGTCGCGCTGGTGGTGTTGTATCAGCGCACGACCATCCCTCAGCCCGGCCAGGACGCGGAGAAGCAGGTCGCCGTCGTCTACTACGCCGACGGGAAGACCGAGATGGGCCGGATCGGGCCGGTCAACCGGCAGAGTGTGCCGCTGTCCAAGGTGCCGCAGAAGGTGCAGTACGCGTTTCTCTCGGCGGAGGACCGCAATTTCTACGACAACAGCGGCGTGTCACCGACCGGTATCGTCCGCGCGGCGTGGGCCGATGTGCGTGGTAGCGCGCAGCAGGGCGGCTCGACCATCACGCAGCAGTACGTGAAGAACTACTTCCTGACGCAGGACAAGACGGTCAGCCGTAAGGTCAAAGAGATCATGATCTCGATCAAGATCGACCGGAAATACACCAAACAGCAGATCCTGGCCGATTATCTCAACACCATCTACTTCGGGCGCAACGCCTACGGCATCCAGGCGGCGTCCCAGGCCTATTTCGGGGTTGACTCCAGCCAGCTGACTGTTGCCCAGGGTGGTTACCTCGCCTCGGTGATCAATGCCCCCGCTATTTTCGACCCAGCCAACGGCACCGACTCGGCCAATCGCGCACGAGCGCGGATGACGTACGTGTTCGACGGGATGGTGAAGAAGGGATGGCTGACCCAGGCTGAATCGTCGGCCCTGACGTTCCCGAAATTCGCCGCGCGTAAACCCGCCAACAGCCGTACCGGTTCCAACGGTTTCCTGGTGGCAGCCGTGGAGCAGGAGTTGTCGAACAAGCTGAAGCTGTCCGAGCAGGACATCGGTCGTAGTGGCTTACGCATCACCACCACGATCGATAAAAAAGACCAGGCAGCAGCGGTACAGGCGGTGAAAAACAGCGTCGACAACACCGGTAGGAGTGCCAAAGATCAGGTCAACACCGGTCTGGTCGCGATGAAGCCGGATGGCGCAGTGGTCGCGATGTACGGCGGCGCCGACTACCAGAAATCACAGTTCAACTCCGCGACGATGGCGGCGGTGCCAGGCGGTTCCAGTTTCAAGGTATTCGCGTTGACGGCCGCACAGGAGAAGGGGATTGCCCTCTCCACCAGGGTCAGCGGGGCGAATTACCTCAAACTACCCGGTGTCAAAAAGCCGCTCACGAACTCCGGCAACGAATCGACGGGGTTCATCACGCTTCGGACGGCCCTCACGCAGTCGATCAACACGGCCTTCGTGCGGTTGAATCTGCAGCTCGGAACGGGCAGGACACTGGCTGCGGCCAAGCAGTTGGGCATTCCGGCCAGTGATCGGGGGATGAACTCGCCGAGCGCCATCGACACTCTCGGAGTCGCAGACGTGCACCCGATCGACATGGCGACGGCGTACAACACTCTCGCCGCCGACGGCAAGCGTGCCGATGCCCACTTCGTGCAGAAGGTCACGAGCGAGACGGGCAGCTACAGCTACACCGCCCCGTCGGCCACGCCACAGGTTGTGAGTAAGAAGATCGCCAACAACGTCGCCAATGCAATGGGGGGGCCGGTCTCGGACCCCAATGGCACCGCCTACCAGACGTTGCGTGACTTCGGTCGTCCCGCAGGCGGCAAGACCGGGACCACGGACAACTTCCGGTCAGCGTGGTTCACCGGTTTCACACCAGGTCAGCTGACCACCTCGGTCGGTATGTACGCCGGGGACGGCGGCGCCAAGACGTCACTGGCCAAGGCGGGCAAGACCTTCTACGGCGGCGAGGTCCCGACGCAGATCTGGAAAGATTTCATGACCCTCGCGCTACAGGGTCAGCCGGCGCCGAAGCTGCCGGCAGCCACCGATCTCGGAGGTGGTTTCACCAGCGGTGGAGGATCGAACGTACCGCCGCCGGCCAGCACGACGACGCAGGGGCCGACCAGTTCGTCCCCGTCGTCTTCGTCCTCCTCCTCGTCGTCGAGCACGACGTCGACTCCCTCATCGACCAGTTCCAGCACTGCCCCGACCACCTCCACGCCGCCGCCGACCCCGACCAGCCCGAGCACCACGGCGCCAACTCCGTCGGCGACCCGCACCGTGGTGCCACCGGTCCTTCCCTCGGCGCCCAACACGCCGGGGGCCCCACCGAACCCGGGAGCGTCTGGGAGTAGCAGTGGCTGA
- the rpsF gene encoding 30S ribosomal protein S6, with the protein MRQYELMIILDPELDERTVQPSLDKFLTVVTKDGGTVDNIDLWGRRRLAYDILKKSEGIYAVVTMTAESATAKELDRQLGLNESILRTKLLRADA; encoded by the coding sequence ATGCGTCAATACGAATTGATGATCATCCTCGACCCCGAGCTCGATGAGCGCACCGTCCAGCCCTCGCTGGACAAGTTCCTCACCGTTGTCACCAAAGACGGCGGCACCGTCGACAACATCGACCTGTGGGGCCGACGTCGGCTTGCCTACGACATCTTGAAGAAGTCCGAAGGCATTTACGCCGTTGTCACCATGACGGCTGAATCCGCGACGGCCAAGGAGCTGGACCGTCAGCTCGGCCTGAACGAGTCGATCCTGCGCACCAAGCTCCTGCGCGCCGACGCCTGA
- a CDS encoding single-stranded DNA-binding protein, protein MAGETVITVIGNLTADPELRFTPSGAAVANFTVASTPRQFDRQSNEWKDGETLFMRCAIWRDAAENVAESLTRGSRVIVSGRLKSRSWDDKESGQKRTATELDVEEVGPSLKYATAKVNKTQRGGGGGGGGFGGNSGQGNSGGQGGFGGNSGQGGGSDAPANDPWATGGNSAPSGGQPNNGGNSGQGNGGNSGNQNGQGGQGGGWNTGPSYDEPPF, encoded by the coding sequence ATGGCTGGCGAAACCGTTATTACCGTCATCGGTAACCTGACCGCTGATCCCGAACTGCGTTTCACTCCCTCGGGCGCTGCCGTAGCGAACTTCACCGTGGCTTCTACGCCCCGGCAGTTCGATCGGCAGAGCAACGAGTGGAAGGACGGCGAAACTCTGTTCATGCGTTGCGCCATCTGGCGAGACGCGGCAGAGAACGTGGCAGAGTCGCTGACCCGTGGTTCGCGGGTCATCGTCTCTGGTCGGCTGAAGTCCCGCTCGTGGGACGACAAGGAAAGCGGCCAGAAGCGCACTGCAACGGAGTTGGACGTCGAAGAAGTCGGCCCTTCGTTGAAGTACGCAACGGCAAAGGTCAACAAAACCCAGCGCGGTGGCGGCGGCGGGGGTGGCGGCTTCGGCGGCAACTCCGGCCAAGGCAACTCCGGTGGCCAAGGCGGTTTCGGCGGTAATTCAGGTCAGGGCGGCGGCAGCGATGCGCCGGCCAATGACCCATGGGCAACCGGCGGCAACTCGGCTCCATCCGGAGGCCAGCCCAACAACGGCGGCAACTCCGGTCAGGGCAACGGCGGCAACTCCGGTAACCAAAATGGTCAGGGTGGTCAGGGCGGCGGCTGGAACACCGGCCCGTCGTACGACGAACCACCTTTTTAG
- the rpsR gene encoding 30S ribosomal protein S18, protein MAKPVVRKPKKKANPLKAAKVENIDYKDTALLRKFISDRGKIRARRVTGVSVQEQRLIATAVKNAREMALLPYSSSAR, encoded by the coding sequence GTGGCTAAGCCAGTAGTACGCAAGCCCAAGAAGAAGGCCAACCCGCTCAAGGCGGCGAAGGTCGAGAACATCGACTACAAGGACACCGCGCTGTTGCGCAAGTTCATCAGCGATCGCGGGAAGATCCGCGCACGTCGGGTGACCGGAGTGTCCGTCCAAGAGCAGCGCCTCATCGCCACGGCCGTCAAGAACGCCCGTGAGATGGCATTGCTGCCCTACTCCAGCTCAGCACGCTGA
- the rplI gene encoding 50S ribosomal protein L9, producing the protein MKLILTHEVTQLGVAGDVVQVKDGYGRNYLLPRGLAMQWTKGGQKQVDSIVRARATRAVKTLEDAQTMKTRLESATVTVPVRAGSAGRLYGAVTSADIADAVKAAGAGPIDRRTVSVTSPIRALGGHEVQVRLHPEVQAQLRLDIVAAK; encoded by the coding sequence ATGAAGCTCATCCTCACTCATGAAGTAACCCAGCTCGGCGTGGCCGGCGACGTGGTGCAGGTCAAGGACGGCTACGGCCGTAACTACCTACTCCCGCGTGGCCTCGCAATGCAGTGGACCAAGGGCGGCCAGAAGCAGGTCGACTCGATCGTGCGTGCCCGGGCGACCCGTGCGGTCAAGACGCTCGAGGACGCGCAGACGATGAAGACCCGTCTGGAGTCGGCGACCGTCACCGTCCCGGTTCGCGCAGGTAGCGCTGGTCGGTTGTACGGCGCTGTCACCAGCGCCGACATCGCGGACGCGGTCAAGGCCGCCGGTGCGGGCCCCATCGATCGGCGCACCGTCTCGGTGACGTCGCCGATTCGCGCGTTGGGCGGTCACGAGGTGCAGGTCCGTCTGCACCCCGAGGTTCAGGCACAGCTGCGACTGGACATTGTCGCGGCCAAGTAA
- a CDS encoding TerD family protein, whose protein sequence is MSISLNKGGAISLAKEAPTLTTVLAGLGWDPRTTTGAEFDLDASVLVCDASGRCIDDSWFIFYGQLRSPGDAIVHEGDNRTGEGEGDDESVKVELGALPANAQRIVFVVSIHDAEARGQNFGQVQNAFIRMVDAKSDREIVRYDLAEDYSTETAMLFGELVREGTDWQFRATGQGYAGGLAAVIKSFGLTVA, encoded by the coding sequence ATGTCGATTTCACTGAACAAGGGCGGGGCGATTTCACTCGCCAAGGAAGCCCCCACACTCACCACCGTTCTGGCGGGGCTGGGATGGGATCCGCGCACCACGACCGGTGCCGAGTTCGACCTAGACGCCTCGGTCCTCGTATGTGACGCCAGCGGGCGTTGCATCGACGACTCGTGGTTCATCTTCTACGGTCAGTTGCGCTCACCAGGCGACGCCATCGTCCATGAGGGCGACAACCGCACCGGGGAGGGCGAAGGGGACGACGAGTCGGTAAAGGTCGAGTTGGGGGCACTGCCCGCGAACGCCCAGCGGATCGTCTTCGTCGTGTCGATCCACGACGCCGAGGCACGCGGCCAGAACTTCGGACAGGTGCAGAACGCGTTCATCCGAATGGTCGACGCGAAGTCCGACCGCGAGATCGTCCGCTACGACCTCGCCGAGGACTACTCCACCGAAACCGCAATGCTCTTCGGTGAGCTCGTGCGCGAAGGCACCGACTGGCAGTTCCGCGCCACCGGTCAGGGCTATGCGGGCGGCCTGGCGGCCGTTATCAAGAGCTTCGGTCTCACCGTCGCCTGA
- a CDS encoding MATE family efflux transporter, whose translation MQSSDTRTILRLAVPALLSLIAEPLFLLADSAIVGHLGIDPLAGLGVASAVLLTAANIFVFLAYGTTSLVARWVGAGRPDDALGAGLDGMWLAVGVGLLTAAPVAIFAGPLCGVFGADAAILQQGTVYLRISALGIPAMLVALAATGVLRGFQDTITPLVATTIGFTANLVLNLLLVYPVGLGIAGSAWGTVIAQWGMAAGLSAVVLHRAMHSGAHLSPRAAGVLRAARHGVPLLIRTLSLRAVLLLTTWCAAALGPPSLAAHQVAMTVFGFLAFVLDALAIAAQSLTGAALGAGDTALVRSRTRLMVRWSIAAGVGAGALLAVTHTVLPLLFTTAPQVRSALGGALLVIALQAPIASVVFVLDGVLIGAGDGRALAIVQTVLLALYIPLAVAIHEQAAALAGHGPRVAVMVLWAGFSLFMLARLALLSIRARSDRWLVAGV comes from the coding sequence ATGCAGTCCAGCGACACCAGGACGATTCTGCGCCTGGCAGTTCCGGCGCTGCTGTCCCTGATCGCTGAGCCGTTGTTCCTGCTCGCCGACTCCGCCATCGTGGGTCACCTCGGTATCGACCCACTGGCCGGCCTGGGGGTGGCGAGCGCCGTACTACTGACCGCCGCCAACATCTTCGTTTTCCTCGCCTACGGAACCACCTCTCTCGTCGCGCGGTGGGTCGGAGCGGGGCGGCCGGACGATGCTCTCGGCGCCGGTCTGGACGGGATGTGGCTCGCTGTCGGCGTCGGCCTCCTCACGGCCGCCCCTGTCGCGATCTTCGCTGGGCCGCTGTGTGGAGTGTTCGGCGCAGACGCCGCGATCCTGCAACAGGGCACCGTGTATCTGCGGATCAGCGCGCTCGGCATCCCGGCCATGCTGGTCGCCCTGGCAGCTACCGGGGTCCTGCGTGGCTTCCAGGACACGATCACGCCCCTGGTCGCGACCACGATCGGCTTCACCGCCAACCTGGTCCTGAACCTGCTGCTCGTCTATCCGGTCGGGCTCGGGATCGCCGGGTCGGCCTGGGGCACGGTCATCGCGCAGTGGGGGATGGCCGCAGGTCTGAGCGCTGTGGTCCTACATCGGGCAATGCACAGTGGTGCGCACCTGTCCCCCAGGGCTGCCGGGGTGCTGCGCGCCGCCCGGCACGGCGTGCCTCTGCTGATCCGCACGCTGTCGCTGCGTGCTGTCCTGCTCCTGACGACCTGGTGCGCGGCCGCTCTCGGACCTCCGTCCCTGGCTGCCCACCAGGTCGCGATGACCGTCTTCGGGTTCCTCGCGTTCGTGCTGGATGCCCTGGCGATCGCCGCTCAGTCGCTGACCGGCGCGGCCCTGGGGGCTGGGGACACCGCACTGGTTCGCTCCCGCACCCGGTTGATGGTGCGCTGGAGCATCGCGGCAGGCGTCGGCGCCGGAGCTCTGCTCGCCGTGACACATACGGTGCTTCCGCTGCTCTTCACCACAGCACCACAGGTTCGAAGCGCGCTCGGCGGGGCACTTCTCGTCATCGCGCTCCAAGCCCCGATCGCCAGCGTCGTGTTCGTGCTGGACGGCGTCCTCATCGGAGCGGGCGACGGGCGGGCGCTGGCCATCGTTCAGACCGTGCTGCTCGCTCTGTACATCCCGCTGGCGGTGGCCATCCATGAGCAGGCAGCCGCGCTGGCCGGACACGGGCCGCGCGTAGCGGTCATGGTGTTGTGGGCCGGGTTCTCCCTCTTCATGCTCGCCCGCCTCGCGTTGCTGTCGATCCGGGCACGCAGCGACCGCTGGCTGGTCGCCGGGGTCTGA